A region from the Aegilops tauschii subsp. strangulata cultivar AL8/78 chromosome 5, Aet v6.0, whole genome shotgun sequence genome encodes:
- the LOC109762420 gene encoding L-type lectin-domain containing receptor kinase IX.1-like, whose amino-acid sequence MPIHCLKLKFSGAGEVDQRPESAASLLQDNRVLMVVARVGRIADARYNPQDFILQGDAYFDSQMIELTKNDQSQKIHDSVGRVVYAQPVPLWDVATGKLATFNTTFSFQIKPEDGAVTGDGMAFFLGHYPPTSIPNPIENGRNLGLFTNNSNTNATGNDRILAVELDTFLNTGIDTSNSHIGIDVNSIISRVYTNVMVPGKNLTSGLPMTCQVSYDNNTQILTATLKIGDVAYHVDTSADLRQLLPSVVAIGFSAATGAAVELHRILSWSFESSLDMSPPPEPQPPAATKPKPKSHSKLPWPSIVAIIISCGCVVLLVSGLVVVFCCCRHTRNNDLDEAPPRAGVPMQMQMQTQDVVLLLVDPVNNLASIARSFQYDELVEATNNFAEDTMLGRGGSASVYRGRLTNPDKLVAIKRFNGQASDAEKGLFQAEIKAISGLRHRNLVELVGWCNDVGNNHLLLVYELVSQGSLDEHLHGDKSWLSWPKRYRIILDTGCALEYIHKQCNDCVLHGDIKPCNILLDERYQAKITDFGLARLIDHETQQKTTQCPAGTPGYIDPEFLETGKRSRESDVYSFGIVLLEIVSGRRPAGSRLLTEVRNRHSRNAIVEAINPRLLAESTSRDHDERKMERVLLIGLWCTHPDPTKRPLIAEAMKTLESDDENLEIPALPHHVAEPLGHSASSSENSSVHASTAHDQDFLAR is encoded by the exons ATGCCCATCCACTGTTTAAAGTTAAAATTTAGCGGGGCAGGGGAAGTCGACCAGAGACCAGAGTCGGCGGCGTCGTTGCTTCAGGACAACAGGGTCCTGATGGTGGTGGCCAGGGTTGGGCGCATCGCGGATGCACG CTACAACCCACAAGATTTCATCCTTCAGGGCGATGCATACTTCGACTCCCAGATGATCGAGCTGACAAAGAACGACCAGAGCCAAAAAATCCATGACAGCGTGGGCCGCGTGGTGTACGCGCAGCCGGTGCCGCTCTGGGATGTCGCCACCGGCAAGCTCGCAACATTCAACACCACCTTCTCCTTCCAAATCAAGCCCGAGGACGGTGCAGTTACCGGCGACGGCATGGCTTTCTTCCTGGGCCACTACCCACCGACAAGCATCCCGAACCCCATTGAGAATGGCAGGAACCTCGGCCTCTTCACCAACAACAGCAACACGAATGCCACCGGCAACGACCGGATCCTGGCGGTTGAGCTGGACACCTTTTTGAACACCGGCATAGACACCAGCAACAGCCACATCGGCATCGACGTCAACTCCATAATCTCGCGGGTGTACACCAATGTGATGGTGCCCGGCAAGAACCTGACGTCTGGTCTCCCTATGACCTGCCAGGTTAGCTATGACAATAACACACAAATCTTAACCGCCACTCTCAAGATCGGTGACGTGGCCTACCACGTCGACACCAGTGCCGACCTGAGGCAGCTCTTGCCTAGTGTCGTGGCCATCGGCTTCTCGGCTGCAACCGGGGCAGCCGTCGAGCTACACCGGATACTGTCTTGGTCATTTGAGTCCAGCTTAGATATGTCTCCACCACCCGAGCCTCAACCACCTGCTGCTACTAAACCTAAACCTAAGAGCCACTCAAAGCTCCCCTGGCCCTCGATAGTAGCTATTATTATTTCTTGTGGGTGTGTAGTACTATTAGTTTCTGGGTTGGTCGTGGTCTTCTGTTGCTGCCGGCACACACGAAATAACGACCTAGATGAGGCTCCCCCTAGAGCTGGTGTCCCCATGCAGATGCAGATGCAGACGCAGGACGTGGTACTACTACTAGTGGACCCGGtaaacaacttggctagcatcgCCAGAAGTTTCCAGTATGATGAGCTTGTCGAAGCGACAAACAACTTTGCTGAGGATACGATGCTGGGAAGAGGGGGCTCTGCATCTGTGTATCGGGGCCGATTGACTAATCCAGACAAACTGGTGGCGATAAAGAGGTTCAATGGGCAAGCATCAGACGCGGAAAAGGGGTTATTCCAGGCTGAAATCAAGGCCATCAGTGGACTGAGGCATCGGAACCTGGTAGAGTTAGTAGGCTGGTGCAATGATGTCGGCAACAACCATCTCTTGCTAGTTTACGAGCTTGTATCACAGGGTAGCCTCGACGAACACTTGCATGGGGACAAGAGCTGGTTGTCATGGCCAAAGAG GTACAGGATCATCCTTGACACAGGGTGTGCCCTAGAGTACATCCACAAACAATGCAATGATTGTGTCTTGCACGGTGACATTAAACCTTGTAACATATTGCTCGACGAAAGGTATCAAGCTAAGATAACAGACTTCGGTTTGGCAAGGCTGATTGATCACGAAACACAGCAAAAGACGACACAATGTCCAGCCGGGACCCCAGGGTATATAGACCCGGAATTTTTGGAAACGGGCAAGCGGAGTAGGGAGTCAGATGTCTACAGCTTTGGCATCGTTTTGCTGGAGATTGTTTCAGGCCGGCGTCCTGCTGGCAGCCGATTGCTAACAGAGGTAAGGAATCGGCACAGCAGAAACGCGATCGTTGAAGCAATAAATCCACGGCTGCTGGCCGAGTCAACCAGTAGGGATCACGACGAACGCAAGATGGAGCGTGTGCTGCTCATCGGGCTCTGGTGCACACACCCCGACCCAACCAAGCGTCCACTCATCGCAGAAGCCATGAAGACACTCGAATCAGATGATGAGAATTTGGAGATCCCTGCACTGCCGCATCATGTGGCTGAGCCATTAGGTCACAGCGCCTCCTCAAGTGAGAATTCTAGCGTGCACGCCTCCACAGCTCATGATCAAGATTTTCTAGCTCGTTAG